One Capsicum annuum cultivar UCD-10X-F1 chromosome 2, UCD10Xv1.1, whole genome shotgun sequence genomic window carries:
- the LOC107858664 gene encoding probable alpha-mannosidase At5g13980 isoform X2 — MVIKGHPKCRRLLHDDGRGVAEALNETICALEKCMGLTVQGKYYIWINFLGEGAKWRRSFGQEIYSPLLLAFIEKDGDKFTKFQVPTFTGIYPSYSQPYNVAIITL; from the exons ATGGTTATAAAAGGCCATCCAAAATG TAGGAGGTTACTCCATGATGATGGAAGAGGTGTTGCTGAAGCACTGAATGAAACAATCTGTGCTCTTGAAAAATGCATGGGCTTGACT GTTCAAGGCAAGTACTATATTTGGATTAATTTTCTTGGAGAGGGAGCGAAGTGGCGGCGGTCATTCGGACAAGAGATATATTCTCCATTGCTTCTAGCTTTTATTGAGAAG GATGGAGATAAATTTACAAAATTCCAAGTTCCAACATTTACTGGGATATATCCATCTTACAGTCAGCCATATAATGTTGCAATAATCACCCTTTAG
- the LOC107858664 gene encoding probable alpha-mannosidase At5g13980 isoform X3 — translation MVIKGHPKWRLLHDDGRGVAEALNETICALEKCMGLTVQGKYYIWINFLGEGAKWRRSFGQEIYSPLLLAFIEKDGDKFTKFQVPTFTGIYPSYSQPYNVAIITL, via the exons ATGGTTATAAAAGGCCATCCAAAATG GAGGTTACTCCATGATGATGGAAGAGGTGTTGCTGAAGCACTGAATGAAACAATCTGTGCTCTTGAAAAATGCATGGGCTTGACT GTTCAAGGCAAGTACTATATTTGGATTAATTTTCTTGGAGAGGGAGCGAAGTGGCGGCGGTCATTCGGACAAGAGATATATTCTCCATTGCTTCTAGCTTTTATTGAGAAG GATGGAGATAAATTTACAAAATTCCAAGTTCCAACATTTACTGGGATATATCCATCTTACAGTCAGCCATATAATGTTGCAATAATCACCCTTTAG
- the LOC107858664 gene encoding probable alpha-mannosidase At5g13980 isoform X1: MNSKSQGKRCICSFSRRLLHDDGRGVAEALNETICALEKCMGLTVQGKYYIWINFLGEGAKWRRSFGQEIYSPLLLAFIEKDGDKFTKFQVPTFTGIYPSYSQPYNVAIITL, from the exons ATGAATAGCAAATCTCAAGGTAAACGATGTATATGTTCCTTTAGTAGGAGGTTACTCCATGATGATGGAAGAGGTGTTGCTGAAGCACTGAATGAAACAATCTGTGCTCTTGAAAAATGCATGGGCTTGACT GTTCAAGGCAAGTACTATATTTGGATTAATTTTCTTGGAGAGGGAGCGAAGTGGCGGCGGTCATTCGGACAAGAGATATATTCTCCATTGCTTCTAGCTTTTATTGAGAAG GATGGAGATAAATTTACAAAATTCCAAGTTCCAACATTTACTGGGATATATCCATCTTACAGTCAGCCATATAATGTTGCAATAATCACCCTTTAG